One genomic region from Microcella humidisoli encodes:
- a CDS encoding MFS transporter, with protein MSTSTGTLPTLAAWRIAVFAVFAINGLAMATWFARTPAVRDALDVRTDEFGILIMGMAGGSIIGLLASSHVIARIGSRTTILVALLSSLGALALMGIGAATLQSFAVTFIGLMVFGAASGMTDVAMNVEGAAVEQAQGRSIMPWFHASWSLGTITGAGIAAGVSALGLGVDVHTVLMAVLLGAGALVVVRFLPKHRALPGLDDDGDGPARTTFAERMAIWREPRTLIIGLIVLGMAFAEGSANDWLALAMVDDRGVDEATGALYFTLFATAMTIGRIGGVWVLDRFGRVPVLRASALLAIAGLAVLILIDSPVAAAIGIVAWGLGASLGFPVGMSAAADDPAKAAARVSAVATVGYFAFLVGPPLIGFLGEAIGLLSAFWVVLVLIGVAFIATPAARESGSAARGSADDTATPASDTAVPAEAAAPAQDARP; from the coding sequence GTGTCCACCTCCACCGGCACCCTGCCCACCCTCGCCGCCTGGCGCATCGCCGTCTTCGCTGTCTTCGCCATCAACGGCCTCGCCATGGCCACCTGGTTCGCGCGCACCCCCGCCGTGCGCGACGCGCTCGACGTGCGCACCGACGAGTTCGGCATCCTCATCATGGGCATGGCCGGTGGGTCGATCATCGGGCTGCTCGCCTCGTCGCACGTCATCGCACGCATCGGCTCGCGCACGACGATCCTCGTCGCCCTGCTCTCGAGCCTCGGCGCCCTCGCCCTCATGGGCATCGGCGCCGCGACGCTGCAGAGCTTCGCCGTGACGTTCATCGGTCTCATGGTCTTCGGAGCCGCCTCGGGCATGACCGACGTGGCCATGAACGTCGAAGGTGCGGCCGTCGAGCAGGCGCAGGGCCGCAGCATCATGCCGTGGTTCCACGCCTCGTGGAGCCTCGGCACCATCACGGGAGCGGGCATCGCGGCGGGCGTCAGCGCCCTCGGCCTCGGCGTCGACGTGCACACCGTGCTCATGGCCGTGCTGCTCGGAGCGGGCGCGCTCGTCGTCGTCCGCTTCCTGCCGAAGCACCGGGCCCTGCCGGGCCTTGACGATGACGGCGACGGCCCCGCCCGCACGACGTTCGCCGAGCGCATGGCGATCTGGCGCGAGCCGCGCACGCTCATCATCGGCCTCATCGTGCTCGGCATGGCCTTCGCCGAGGGATCGGCGAACGACTGGCTCGCCCTCGCCATGGTCGACGACCGCGGCGTCGATGAGGCCACGGGCGCGCTGTACTTCACCCTCTTCGCCACCGCTATGACCATCGGCCGCATCGGCGGCGTGTGGGTGCTCGACCGCTTCGGGCGCGTACCCGTGCTGCGGGCCTCGGCCCTGCTCGCGATCGCCGGTCTCGCCGTGCTCATCCTCATCGACTCCCCCGTCGCTGCCGCGATCGGCATCGTCGCGTGGGGCCTCGGCGCCTCGCTCGGATTCCCCGTCGGCATGTCGGCCGCAGCCGACGACCCGGCGAAGGCCGCCGCGCGCGTCTCCGCCGTCGCGACGGTCGGCTACTTCGCCTTCCTCGTCGGCCCGCCGCTCATCGGGTTCCTCGGCGAGGCCATCGGGCTGCTCTCGGCGTTCTGGGTCGTGCTCGTGCTCATCGGGGTCGCCTTCATCGCGACGCCCGCAGCGCGCGAGAGCGGTTCGGCGGCGCGCGGGTCGGCTGATGACACGGCCACGCCCGCTTCCGACACAGCCGTGCCCGCCGAGGCCGCCGCCCCGGCTCAGGATGCCCGCCCCTAG
- a CDS encoding LacI family DNA-binding transcriptional regulator yields the protein MTTPATRALPAADETARPTLAAVAARAGVSASTASLAFSGSGPVADDTRERVLAAARELNYGGPDPRARSLRTGRSGIIAVVIEDRIRDAFSDPMMVALLDGIADELGQAGYSLLLLTDSDDRPVGGLRDASMDAALLLGCSTDLDPAVAVLSQRQVPLIGVEAREREGMHRVDLDNRAGMRTGAEHLHALGHRRVGVITLPMDRAHTRGPLTAEWEAESDAYTGLERLAGVRDVYPDAPAEVAAGSLIDEGHRAALALLQRNPELTAIVAQSDLLALGAIQAADELGLTVPDDLSVLGFDGARIDGLSIHRLTTLVQPIVEKGRAAARMALAALAGEPVADVAFTSELRLGTTTAPPRADSAR from the coding sequence ATGACGACCCCGGCAACGCGCGCTCTCCCCGCAGCCGACGAGACGGCGCGGCCGACCCTCGCGGCCGTCGCGGCGCGCGCCGGCGTCTCTGCATCCACGGCCTCGCTCGCCTTCAGCGGATCCGGCCCCGTCGCCGACGACACCCGCGAGCGCGTGCTGGCCGCCGCGCGCGAGCTCAACTACGGCGGCCCCGACCCCCGCGCGCGCAGCCTGCGCACGGGGCGCAGCGGCATCATCGCCGTCGTCATCGAAGACCGCATCCGCGATGCCTTCAGCGACCCCATGATGGTCGCCCTGCTCGACGGCATCGCCGACGAGCTCGGCCAAGCCGGCTACAGCCTCCTTCTCCTCACCGACAGCGACGACCGCCCGGTCGGCGGCCTGCGCGACGCCTCGATGGATGCTGCGCTCCTGCTCGGGTGCAGCACCGACCTCGACCCCGCCGTCGCGGTGCTGAGCCAGCGCCAGGTGCCGCTCATCGGCGTCGAGGCGCGCGAGCGCGAAGGCATGCACCGCGTCGACCTCGACAACCGCGCAGGCATGCGCACCGGAGCCGAGCACCTGCACGCACTCGGCCACCGCCGCGTCGGCGTGATCACGCTGCCGATGGATCGCGCGCACACGCGCGGCCCGCTCACCGCGGAATGGGAGGCCGAGAGCGATGCCTACACGGGGCTCGAGCGGCTCGCCGGCGTGCGCGACGTGTACCCCGACGCCCCCGCCGAAGTCGCCGCCGGCAGCCTCATCGACGAGGGCCACCGGGCGGCGCTCGCGCTGCTGCAGCGGAATCCCGAGCTCACCGCGATCGTCGCGCAGAGCGACCTGCTCGCCCTCGGCGCGATTCAGGCCGCCGACGAGCTCGGCCTGACCGTGCCCGACGACCTGAGCGTGCTCGGCTTCGACGGGGCGCGTATCGACGGGCTCAGCATCCACCGCCTGACGACCCTCGTGCAGCCGATCGTCGAGAAGGGCCGAGCGGCGGCGCGCATGGCGCTCGCCGCCCTCGCGGGCGAACCCGTCGCCGACGTGGCCTTCACGAGCGAGCTGCGCCTCGGCACGACGACGGCGCCCCCGCGCGCCGACTCGGCCCGGTAG
- a CDS encoding CsbD family protein has translation MNDAADKMKHQGEELGGKAKEAAGKLTGNERLEAEGNADQVKANLKQAGDDVKDAVGH, from the coding sequence ATGAATGATGCAGCAGACAAGATGAAGCACCAGGGCGAAGAGCTCGGCGGCAAGGCGAAAGAGGCCGCGGGCAAGCTCACCGGCAACGAGCGCCTCGAGGCGGAGGGCAACGCCGACCAGGTGAAGGCCAACCTCAAGCAGGCGGGCGACGACGTGAAAGACGCCGTCGGCCACTGA
- a CDS encoding TrkH family potassium uptake protein, which yields MPLTRAPQRRSNHRIRLNPPQAVVVGFLGAILVATLLLALPISHAPGVEVTLLEAAFTAVSAVCVTGHIVVDTATVWSPFGHAVIVAFIQVGGLGIMLVASLIGLALLRRVSLRGRMIAGAENRAVTTGDAVRLARGIVLTSLIIEAVVAVILTLQFWLSYGDALPTALGRGVFLSISSFNNAGFAPFSDNMIGFATDPIIVLPMCAATILGGLGFPVLLQLRRELRRPLHWSMNTNLVLAMTVLLLVLGTVVVAVFEWSNPATIGELSVTDRVLVSFFHSVQARTAGFNSVDIGQMTSETWLSLDVLMFIGGGPAGTAGGIKVTTFAVLLFIIITELRGEGAVNIFGKRLSRAVHREAITITLLSMAAVMSATIALMVITHLDLDVLLFEVVSAFGTVGLSTGITADLPPAAQIILMILMFLGRLGPLTLGTALVLKQRKVLYELPKERPVIG from the coding sequence GTGCCTCTTACGAGGGCGCCCCAGCGACGCTCGAACCACCGCATCCGATTGAACCCGCCCCAGGCCGTCGTCGTCGGATTCCTCGGGGCAATCCTCGTGGCGACGCTGTTGCTGGCCCTTCCGATCTCGCACGCGCCCGGTGTCGAGGTCACGCTGCTCGAGGCGGCGTTCACCGCGGTCTCGGCGGTGTGCGTCACGGGCCACATCGTGGTCGACACGGCAACGGTCTGGTCGCCCTTCGGCCACGCGGTCATCGTCGCCTTCATTCAGGTGGGCGGCCTCGGCATCATGCTCGTCGCCTCGCTCATCGGCCTCGCCCTGCTGCGGCGCGTCTCGCTGCGCGGGCGAATGATTGCGGGAGCCGAGAACCGCGCGGTCACGACGGGCGACGCCGTGCGGCTCGCCCGCGGCATCGTGCTGACCTCGCTCATCATCGAAGCGGTCGTGGCGGTCATCCTGACCCTGCAGTTCTGGTTGTCGTACGGGGATGCGCTGCCGACCGCACTCGGACGCGGCGTCTTCCTCTCCATCTCGTCGTTCAACAACGCCGGTTTCGCCCCGTTCAGCGACAACATGATCGGCTTCGCGACCGACCCGATCATCGTGCTGCCGATGTGCGCGGCGACCATCCTCGGCGGTCTCGGGTTCCCGGTGCTGCTGCAACTTCGCCGCGAACTGCGCAGGCCCCTGCACTGGAGCATGAACACCAACCTCGTGCTCGCCATGACCGTGCTGCTGCTCGTGCTCGGCACCGTCGTCGTGGCCGTCTTCGAGTGGAGCAACCCCGCGACGATCGGCGAGCTCTCGGTCACCGACCGTGTGCTCGTGTCGTTTTTCCACTCGGTGCAGGCGCGTACGGCGGGGTTCAACTCGGTCGACATCGGGCAGATGACGAGCGAGACCTGGCTGAGCCTCGACGTGCTCATGTTCATCGGCGGTGGACCGGCCGGCACCGCGGGCGGCATCAAGGTCACGACCTTCGCCGTGCTGCTGTTCATCATCATCACTGAGCTGCGCGGCGAGGGGGCCGTCAACATCTTCGGAAAGCGTCTCTCGCGCGCCGTGCACCGCGAGGCCATCACGATCACGCTGCTCTCGATGGCGGCGGTCATGAGCGCGACCATCGCCCTCATGGTCATCACCCACCTCGACCTCGACGTGCTGCTGTTTGAAGTGGTCTCGGCCTTCGGCACCGTCGGCCTCAGCACCGGCATCACCGCTGACCTTCCGCCGGCCGCGCAGATCATCCTGATGATCCTCATGTTCCTGGGCCGCCTTGGCCCTTTGACGCTCGGCACCGCCCTGGTGCTGAAGCAACGCAAGGTGCTCTACGAGCTCCCCAAGGAAAGGCCCGTCATTGGTTAA
- a CDS encoding potassium channel family protein: MVNSRLFSRDRATRIAEADSVAVIGLGRFGRAIALELMATGTEVLGIDTDEDIVQSLNGQLTQVVRADTTKEEVLRQLAVNEFDRVVVAIGSDVQSSILTTSILLRMEIPHLWTKAVSDAHGQILTQLGVQHVIYPEHEMGRRVAHLVRGAALDYIEVDDDYAIVKMGPNKVVEGKRLGDTDLRKQHGVTVMAVQRGDAEWCNADADTVIEPGDTILIAGPIKKAEAFGQLR; encoded by the coding sequence TTGGTTAACTCCCGCCTCTTCAGCCGCGATCGCGCCACCCGCATCGCCGAGGCCGACTCGGTCGCCGTCATCGGCCTCGGCCGCTTCGGCCGCGCGATCGCGCTCGAGCTCATGGCGACGGGCACCGAGGTTCTCGGGATCGACACCGATGAAGACATCGTGCAGTCGCTCAACGGGCAGCTCACCCAGGTCGTGCGCGCCGACACCACGAAGGAGGAGGTGCTGCGACAGCTCGCGGTCAACGAGTTCGACCGCGTCGTCGTCGCCATCGGATCCGACGTGCAGTCGAGCATCCTGACCACGTCGATTCTGCTCCGCATGGAGATCCCCCACCTGTGGACGAAAGCCGTGAGCGACGCGCACGGGCAGATCCTCACGCAGCTGGGCGTGCAGCACGTCATCTACCCCGAGCACGAGATGGGCCGTCGCGTCGCGCACCTTGTGCGGGGTGCGGCACTCGACTACATCGAGGTCGATGACGACTACGCGATCGTCAAGATGGGCCCCAACAAGGTGGTGGAGGGCAAACGACTCGGCGACACCGACCTGCGCAAGCAGCACGGCGTGACGGTCATGGCGGTGCAGCGCGGCGATGCCGAGTGGTGCAACGCCGACGCCGACACCGTCATCGAGCCCGGGGATACGATTCTCATCGCGGGCCCGATCAAGAAGGCCGAAGCGTTCGGCCAGTTGCGCTGA
- a CDS encoding twin-arginine translocase TatA/TatE family subunit gives MGSNLTGWHGLILLLVVLLLFAAPKLPMLARSLGQSITIFRGEVKKPAGDEQATADNDAAKPSA, from the coding sequence ATGGGGTCAAATCTCACCGGCTGGCACGGACTGATCCTGCTGCTCGTCGTGCTGCTGTTGTTCGCGGCGCCCAAGCTGCCGATGCTCGCCCGCAGCCTCGGGCAGTCGATCACGATCTTCCGTGGCGAAGTGAAGAAGCCCGCGGGCGACGAGCAGGCGACGGCCGACAACGACGCCGCGAAACCGAGCGCGTGA
- a CDS encoding magnesium and cobalt transport protein CorA: MAVVDSAVYVEGVRRPGVVGLDETYEVVRATGGVAWIGLYRPTVDELESVAAEFGLHHLAVEDALKGHQRSKLERYGDTLFLALRTARYIDETETVEFGELHVFVGPQFVVTVRHAESPDLALVRDRLEADPELLAKGPEAILYAVLDEVVDEYEPVIAGLENDIDEIEDQLFGEAEHDILTRRIYDLSSEVIGFQRAVQPLIGIIGALQRGGDKYGVDLDLSHHLGDVLDHVNRAGERADAFRTLLDKALQAQSTLITRRMTEVSVAQNEQIKRITSWAAILFAPTLVGTVYGMNFRYMPELEWVFGYPFAMGLMLLLGVGLYVAFKRRDWL; the protein is encoded by the coding sequence GTGGCCGTCGTCGATAGCGCCGTCTACGTCGAGGGCGTGCGTCGCCCCGGCGTCGTCGGCCTCGACGAGACCTACGAGGTCGTGCGAGCAACGGGCGGCGTTGCCTGGATCGGGCTCTACCGCCCGACCGTCGACGAGCTCGAATCGGTCGCCGCGGAGTTCGGCCTGCACCACCTCGCGGTGGAAGACGCCCTCAAGGGCCACCAGCGCTCGAAGCTCGAGCGCTACGGCGACACGCTCTTCTTGGCGCTGCGCACCGCGCGCTACATCGACGAGACCGAGACGGTCGAGTTCGGCGAGCTGCACGTCTTCGTCGGCCCGCAGTTCGTCGTCACCGTCCGGCACGCCGAATCGCCGGACCTCGCCCTCGTGCGCGACCGCCTCGAGGCCGACCCCGAGCTGCTCGCGAAGGGCCCCGAAGCCATCCTCTACGCCGTGCTCGATGAGGTCGTCGACGAGTACGAGCCGGTCATCGCGGGGCTCGAGAACGACATCGACGAGATCGAGGACCAGCTCTTCGGCGAGGCCGAGCACGACATTCTCACGCGCCGCATCTACGACCTCTCGAGCGAGGTCATCGGGTTCCAGCGCGCGGTGCAGCCGCTCATCGGCATCATCGGCGCGCTGCAGCGCGGAGGCGACAAGTACGGCGTCGATCTCGACCTCAGCCATCATCTCGGCGACGTGCTCGACCACGTCAATCGTGCGGGCGAGCGGGCCGACGCGTTCCGCACGCTGCTCGACAAGGCCCTGCAGGCGCAGTCGACGCTCATCACGCGCCGCATGACCGAGGTGAGCGTGGCGCAGAACGAGCAGATCAAGCGCATCACCTCGTGGGCCGCCATCCTCTTCGCCCCGACGCTCGTCGGCACCGTCTACGGCATGAACTTCCGGTACATGCCCGAGCTCGAGTGGGTGTTCGGCTACCCCTTCGCGATGGGGCTCATGCTGCTGCTCGGCGTCGGTCTGTACGTGGCCTTCAAGCGCCGCGACTGGCTGTAG